GGGCCGATTTCAGGCCCAGCCTGGCGGTACCGCACGCCATATTGGTGGGGGATCCGCCAATATATTTGTTGAAGGATGCCATATCCTCCAGGCGGCCGCCAATCTGGGCGCCATACAGGTCAACCGATGACCGGCCAATGGTAATGACATCAAGCGTCATCAAATGGTCCCTCCCAGCGAACCTTCAAGTTCGGCAAGCTCCTGCCCGCCCGCCATCAGGTCCTGCAATTCTTCGGGTTCAATTTCGCCGCGCAGGGCCGTGCCGTGTGTTTGCCCGCGGTTCAGTACCGTGAAACGGTCGCCCACGGCCATGGCATGGCGCACATTATGGGTAATGAATACCACGCCAATCCCGGCCTTGCGCACCCGGTCAATGGTTGCCAGAACGTTTGATGTTTGCCGCACGCCAAGGGCGGATGTCGGTTCGTCCAAAATCAGGACCTTGGCGCCGAAATGCACCGCACGGGCAATAGCAACACTTTGGCGTTCGCCCCCCGAAAGGGTGCCAACCGCCTGGTCGGCCTCGCGCAGGTTAATGCCCATGCGGTCCATTTCTTCAAAGGTAATGCGGTGGGCGGTTTTAAAATCGATCCATTTAAACGGGCCAAATCCCTTGCGCGGTTCGCGCCCCATCCAGAAATTGCGGGTAACCGACATGAGCGGGATCATCGCCAGGTCCTGATACACCGTGGCAATCCCGGCATTCATGGCATCACGCGGATTGTTAAAAACCGTGTCCTGACCGTTCACCCGGATCACCCCGCCGGTGGGCTTGTGCACACCCGACATGGTTTTAATAAAGGTCGATTTACCCGCGCCATTATCGCCCAAAAGGCAATGGCATTCACCGGCATAAACATCGAAGGATACACCCCCCAGCGCAATCACCGGGCCAAAATGTTTTTCGATATTGTCCATCTCGATCAAGGGGCTAGACATTACCGTTCTCCTGTAATCATGCGGCGGATATAGGTATTCATGATCACGGCCAGGATCAGGATCGTACCCAGGAACACACGGAACAGCGAACTTTCGGCCCCGGCAAAAAACAGCCCCTGCTGCACAACACCAAAGATCAAAGCCCCCAGGGCCGCCCCAATAACCGAGCCATACCCGCCGGTCAGAAGCGCCCCGCCAATCACCACACAAATGATGGCTTCAAATTCCTTGAGCAAACCACGGTCTGCCGCGGCCGAGCCAAACTCCATCACCTGGCAGGTGGCAAAGACGGTGGCGCAAAAGGCGGTAAACATAAACATCAGAATTTTCACCCGGTCCACCGGCACGCCCACATAACGGGCGGCCTTGGCATCGCCGCCGGATGCGAAA
The DNA window shown above is from Thalassospira sp. TSL5-1 and carries:
- a CDS encoding ATP-binding cassette domain-containing protein, which encodes MSSPLIEMDNIEKHFGPVIALGGVSFDVYAGECHCLLGDNGAGKSTFIKTMSGVHKPTGGVIRVNGQDTVFNNPRDAMNAGIATVYQDLAMIPLMSVTRNFWMGREPRKGFGPFKWIDFKTAHRITFEEMDRMGINLREADQAVGTLSGGERQSVAIARAVHFGAKVLILDEPTSALGVRQTSNVLATIDRVRKAGIGVVFITHNVRHAMAVGDRFTVLNRGQTHGTALRGEIEPEELQDLMAGGQELAELEGSLGGTI